The following nucleotide sequence is from Cottoperca gobio chromosome 20, fCotGob3.1, whole genome shotgun sequence.
agacTAGTAACTAGAGAGGCTTAATGATCAGCTCAAAAAAACACACCTACCACTGCCATACTACTGTACCACTGTACCAAGTGTAGCTGCAGTTAATAAAGTGTCAAAGAAAATCACATTGTTGGTGGAAACGCAGCTATACAGTATATTCTATATAGCACCAGCGGAGCTCATTGTGTTTGTAGATCTAGGTTAAATACTTTCTATAAAACTACAAACTGATGCTGACAACAAATTATAGATTTGCGGAGAAAAGAACAACTTAATGTTAGTGTTTTAATTCTGGGTCCAAAGTGTTGTATCATCGTGCGCCAGTAGGTGGCACCACATAACAATTGTCATTGTCTCAAATCAAGATGTTGTTTTTGACCCCTGTTTTTTGACCCTGCTCTGCCAGGAGTTCCACATTTCAAGCGCTTTCTCTGTTCCAGGGTGCCGACAGTTTTGCTGCAAAAATCAACATTGAAGTTCAGAGAGCTTCTGAAGGAGTTATAGCTGCTATTGAGAGGAACGGAGGGGTCATCAATACCCATTTCTATGATCCTATAAGTCTTGGTAACTAATGAATGATCTTATGCATCCATGTGAAATATAACATGTATTTtgtttagaagaaaaaaaaacgaaagatatattgggtttttttttctttgcagggATTCTCATCAAGCCTGTCCCATTCTTTATGCGTGGGCAGCCAATTCCAAAGCGAATGATGCCAGGGGAGGACATGGTCCCATATTACACAGATGCTGAAAACCGAGGTTACTTGGCAGACCCAGAGAAAATCCAGCAGGCCCGGCGAGCCCTGGCACTGAAGTATGGATATACTTTGCCAGACATTTCAAAGGATGAACTGTATCGCATGCTCTCCATGAGGAAGGATGTTCGACAGATCTTCTTTGGCCTCGCTCCAGGCTGGGTCGTTAACATGTCGGAGAAGAAGATTCTGAAACCAACTGATGAGAAGCTTCTGAAATATTACAGCtcagagatataaaatatatgttcatGTACAGTGTCTCATGGCAAAAATACTGCAGATGTTGTAAACGTGTAAGAAAAAGTCATGGCCATGTTTGCATTTTctattaaacaaatgtgaatAACTTTAAGAATGAAGTCTAAACTTTATCTTGAACACTATGTTTTTCAACTATAATGGTGTCATGTCATCAGAACACATGTATTGTTGGTGTCGTACGTTCTATACAAAGTATTCA
It contains:
- the mrpl15 gene encoding large ribosomal subunit protein uL15m translates to MSFPKKPGGKALEVLQTLPRITLANLRPEPGATKTDKRLGRGQHGGNRSGRGHKGERQRGNRPRLGFEGGQTPFYLVIPKYGYNDGHSRRPQYKPLSLKRLQYLIDLGRIDPTQPIDLTQLVNARGVTIQPLKRDYGVQLVDEGADSFAAKINIEVQRASEGVIAAIERNGGVINTHFYDPISLGILIKPVPFFMRGQPIPKRMMPGEDMVPYYTDAENRGYLADPEKIQQARRALALKYGYTLPDISKDELYRMLSMRKDVRQIFFGLAPGWVVNMSEKKILKPTDEKLLKYYSSEI